The following are encoded in a window of Helicobacter ganmani genomic DNA:
- the ccsA gene encoding cytochrome c biogenesis protein CcsA — translation MNQMQMFVNGIMRGFCSFFVTFVLLITYGSACAVATFVENDFGTPSAKALIYNTAWFDLLHLLLVLNLIGILIFSRVWQRKKYASFLFHSSLIIIFIGAAMTRYYGFEGVMHIRESERSNTIESQEDFITILAKIEDKFYRAFFPTTITPLVQKKFHQTLPFEGDNLSVQYLDYLPAKDKMDSDRLKVKVSFKGESQEIEIIKNTKGENIAPFVLGETRFALDWGSRVVALPFFIELKDFQLDRYAGSMSPSSYASEVVVIDSKNNVEKPYKIFMNNVLDYGGFRFFQSSYDLDEQGTILSVNRDPGKIPTYIGYTMLVIGLLWEFFAKNGRFVRLSNYLKSQNLAIVFAAGLSMSMPLYASGENINDTEQMTQNIESQNPHMQGELEIPPITNESILDLIKNLKEKSKEHSERFGKLLVQDFGGRMKPVDTLAMEYVHKMTKKDGFLGLNNMELFLGMMVYPNEFKKVKMLALSTPKLKEVIGVSQEEKYIAFEDLFVGGTYKLGNYLEEANRKKPAMRDKFDKDVINVDERVNVAYLIYTAQALRILPSFSGEGDKWFAPSDAIASFDKESASQLQKLFGAYFNSFHYGLVENKWENADLALDALEKIQQKFGANLIPPQTQIDLEIFLNHYNLFKNLMPLYLVCGILLFAVVLVQIFRHKKADVLASRVLYWAISLLVLLHATALGVRWYVGGHAPWSNAYESMIYIAFASGIAGVVFFKKSYLAQSMASFLAGISLFVAHLGFMDPQIGNLVPVLKSYWLNIHVSIITASYGFLGLCFMLGVLTLFLFIFRSAKYPELDRTILTLHTINEMAMILGLAMLTIGNFLGGVWANESWGRYWGWDPKETWALISIVVYIVVLHARFMPKGDNPYVFASLSVIAFYSILMTYFGVNFYLSGLHSYAAGDPLPIPVFLYYFVGFTILLIILAARKGDLPSPKLS, via the coding sequence ATGAACCAAATGCAAATGTTTGTAAATGGTATAATGAGAGGATTTTGTAGTTTTTTTGTTACATTTGTTTTGCTTATCACTTATGGAAGTGCCTGTGCAGTGGCAACATTTGTAGAAAATGACTTTGGCACACCAAGCGCGAAAGCATTGATTTATAATACTGCTTGGTTTGATTTGTTGCATTTGTTGCTAGTGTTGAATCTGATAGGTATTTTGATTTTCTCGCGCGTATGGCAAAGGAAAAAATACGCTTCCTTTTTGTTTCATAGCTCTTTGATTATTATTTTTATTGGTGCGGCAATGACGCGTTATTATGGGTTTGAAGGTGTAATGCATATACGAGAGAGCGAAAGAAGCAATACCATAGAATCTCAAGAGGATTTTATTACGATTTTAGCAAAGATAGAGGACAAATTCTATCGCGCTTTTTTCCCAACTACAATCACGCCTTTAGTGCAAAAGAAATTTCATCAAACCTTGCCTTTTGAGGGGGATAATTTGTCTGTGCAGTATTTGGATTATCTCCCTGCCAAAGACAAAATGGATTCTGATAGATTAAAAGTCAAGGTGAGTTTTAAGGGAGAAAGTCAAGAAATAGAAATTATCAAAAATACAAAGGGAGAAAATATTGCTCCTTTTGTGCTTGGAGAAACAAGGTTTGCGCTTGATTGGGGTAGCAGAGTGGTGGCATTACCTTTTTTTATAGAACTAAAAGATTTTCAACTTGACCGCTATGCTGGCTCTATGAGTCCCTCTTCGTATGCTTCAGAGGTTGTAGTGATTGACTCAAAAAACAATGTAGAAAAGCCCTATAAAATCTTTATGAATAATGTTTTGGATTATGGAGGATTCCGCTTTTTCCAATCCTCGTATGATTTAGACGAGCAAGGCACGATTTTATCAGTTAATCGCGACCCGGGGAAAATTCCAACTTATATTGGTTATACGATGTTGGTTATCGGGCTTTTGTGGGAATTTTTTGCAAAAAATGGGAGATTTGTGCGCTTGAGCAATTATTTAAAATCCCAAAATTTAGCGATTGTCTTTGCTGCGGGGTTAAGTATGAGTATGCCTTTGTATGCAAGTGGGGAAAATATCAACGATACAGAACAAATGACGCAAAATATAGAATCTCAAAATCCACATATGCAAGGAGAATTAGAGATTCCACCTATCACCAATGAAAGCATTTTGGATTTGATTAAAAATCTAAAAGAAAAAAGCAAAGAGCACTCCGAGCGATTTGGGAAATTGCTTGTGCAAGATTTTGGCGGACGTATGAAGCCTGTGGATACTTTGGCAATGGAATATGTGCATAAAATGACGAAAAAAGATGGCTTTTTAGGGCTTAATAATATGGAATTATTCTTAGGAATGATGGTTTATCCCAATGAGTTTAAAAAAGTTAAAATGCTTGCACTTTCCACTCCAAAGCTTAAAGAAGTTATTGGAGTAAGCCAAGAAGAAAAATACATTGCTTTTGAGGATTTATTTGTAGGAGGAACTTATAAACTTGGTAATTATTTAGAAGAAGCGAATCGCAAAAAGCCTGCTATGCGAGATAAGTTTGATAAAGATGTGATAAATGTTGATGAGCGTGTAAATGTTGCTTATCTGATTTATACTGCACAAGCTTTACGCATTTTGCCGAGTTTTAGCGGTGAGGGAGACAAGTGGTTTGCTCCAAGTGATGCGATTGCTAGTTTTGATAAAGAGAGCGCAAGTCAGCTTCAAAAGCTTTTTGGAGCGTATTTTAATAGTTTCCATTATGGTTTAGTGGAGAATAAATGGGAAAATGCAGATTTGGCACTTGATGCACTAGAGAAGATTCAGCAAAAATTTGGTGCAAATTTGATTCCGCCACAAACGCAAATTGATTTGGAAATCTTTTTGAATCACTATAATCTTTTTAAAAACCTTATGCCGCTTTATTTGGTTTGTGGAATTTTGCTTTTTGCTGTGGTGCTTGTGCAGATTTTCCGGCATAAAAAAGCAGATGTTTTGGCAAGTCGTGTGCTTTATTGGGCGATTTCACTTTTGGTATTATTGCACGCAACGGCACTTGGTGTGCGCTGGTATGTGGGAGGACACGCGCCGTGGAGCAATGCGTATGAATCTATGATATACATTGCGTTTGCTTCGGGAATTGCCGGTGTTGTGTTTTTTAAGAAAAGTTATTTGGCGCAAAGTATGGCGAGTTTTTTGGCTGGAATTTCTCTTTTTGTAGCGCATTTGGGATTTATGGACCCACAAATTGGCAATTTAGTTCCTGTGTTAAAATCCTATTGGCTTAATATTCATGTTTCTATTATTACCGCAAGTTATGGATTTTTGGGGCTTTGTTTTATGCTCGGTGTGCTTACCTTGTTTTTGTTTATTTTTAGGAGTGCGAAATATCCTGAATTAGACCGCACGATTCTGACTTTACATACGATTAATGAAATGGCGATGATTCTAGGGCTTGCAATGCTTACGATTGGAAACTTTTTAGGTGGTGTTTGGGCAAATGAGTCTTGGGGGAGATATTGGGGCTGGGACCCAAAAGAGACTTGGGCTTTGATTTCTATTGTCGTTTATATTGTTGTCTTACACGCACGTTTTATGCCAAAAGGAGATAATCCTTATGTCTTTGCTTCGCTTAGTGTGATTGCATTTTATTCCATTTTGATGACTTATTTTGGAGTGAATTTTTACCTCTCTGGGTTGCATTCTTACGCGGCAGGAGACCCTTTGCCAATTCCCGTCTTTTTGTATTATTTTGTTGGCTTTACGATTCTGCTTATCATCTTGGCTGCGCGTAAAGGGGATTTACCATCGCCAAAACTTTCTTGA
- a CDS encoding ferritin family protein, which yields MRQYETYKCQKCGNEVEVQNVGSGTLSCCGAEMTCITTDLTAVNLMKAFAGESMARNKYDLFADVAQEEGWHAVAKHFREAAENEKWHARAEFKAYHKIVDGKELDITTKNLITAAEGENYEHTIMYPNFAKIAEEEGKKDIARLFTAIGKVEVEHEREYLELKKMLDEEGFFESSNEEVWVCEICGHIHRGKKAPGACPLCKASREYFKREFLG from the coding sequence ATGAGGCAATATGAAACTTATAAATGTCAAAAATGTGGCAATGAAGTGGAAGTGCAAAATGTGGGTAGCGGAACACTTAGTTGTTGTGGAGCAGAAATGACCTGTATCACCACAGATTTAACAGCAGTTAATCTTATGAAAGCTTTTGCAGGAGAATCTATGGCGCGTAACAAATACGATTTGTTTGCCGATGTAGCACAAGAGGAAGGCTGGCACGCAGTAGCAAAACATTTCAGAGAGGCGGCAGAAAATGAAAAATGGCACGCAAGAGCAGAGTTTAAAGCATATCATAAAATTGTAGATGGCAAAGAGTTGGATATTACAACTAAAAATCTTATTACAGCCGCAGAGGGCGAAAATTATGAACATACGATTATGTATCCAAACTTCGCTAAAATCGCCGAAGAAGAGGGTAAAAAAGACATTGCACGACTCTTTACAGCTATTGGTAAGGTAGAAGTGGAGCACGAAAGAGAATATTTAGAACTCAAAAAAATGCTAGATGAGGAGGGATTCTTTGAAAGTAGCAATGAGGAAGTTTGGGTTTGTGAAATCTGCGGACATATTCATAGAGGTAAAAAAGCTCCCGGGGCTTGCCCGCTTTGTAAGGCTTCACGCGAATATTTCAAGCGCGAATTTTTAGGTTAA
- the pyrF gene encoding orotidine-5'-phosphate decarboxylase, producing the protein MKLCVALDLPSAGENLALLELLKDKDLWVKVGLRSFIRDGALFLEQIKAINPLFRIFLDLKLYDIPNTMGDSIEEIAKLKVSMITIHASSGQEAMREVMQRLKAVPNPPLVMAVTALTSFDEKGFFEIYHTGLETQVLEFAKTAKECGLNGVVCSCAESQTIKEQVGADFLTLTPAIRPFGENSGDQKRVATLEDAKTARSDFIVVGRPIYKAQNPKAVVEQILKEM; encoded by the coding sequence ATGAAACTTTGTGTTGCCCTAGATTTGCCTAGTGCAGGGGAGAATTTGGCATTATTAGAATTGCTAAAAGACAAGGATTTGTGGGTTAAAGTCGGCTTGCGTAGCTTCATACGTGATGGTGCTTTGTTTTTGGAGCAAATCAAAGCCATAAACCCGCTTTTTCGCATTTTTTTGGATTTGAAGCTTTATGATATTCCCAATACAATGGGCGATAGCATAGAGGAGATTGCAAAGCTAAAAGTCAGTATGATAACTATCCACGCAAGCAGTGGTCAAGAAGCTATGCGTGAGGTTATGCAAAGGCTAAAGGCAGTCCCAAATCCTCCGCTAGTAATGGCAGTAACTGCGCTTACAAGTTTTGATGAAAAGGGATTCTTTGAAATCTACCATACGGGATTGGAAACCCAAGTGCTAGAGTTTGCGAAAACCGCAAAAGAATGTGGCTTAAATGGTGTCGTATGCTCTTGTGCGGAATCCCAAACCATCAAAGAGCAAGTGGGCGCGGATTTTTTGACGCTTACGCCTGCAATTCGTCCCTTTGGTGAGAATAGTGGCGACCAAAAACGCGTGGCAACCTTAGAAGATGCAAAAACCGCACGAAGCGATTTTATTGTCGTGGGACGCCCAATTTATAAAGCACAAAATCCAAAAGCAGTAGTAGAGCAAATTTTGAAAGAAATGTAA
- the nusB gene encoding transcription antitermination factor NusB encodes MATRSQVREVVVQLLYAYDSGNEGISKFVEEILEEHKIKNAQKNFAQELFSGVIANLESLDLRITHQLKDWDFERIGNIERAILRLGAYEIVFSKVDKAVVINEALEIAKNFSYELSVKFINGVLDGIAKNYKLSLKEIQVILEQQKISKEEEKARQKANETSKESLQKTIQKPRKVFGKSKVNTLKNTKSSRATKAKSKKSHHFKDKKSESRDSKSSKTKDLAAAQTKRGGKSGEKIQKNFKNLTPKDK; translated from the coding sequence ATGGCAACAAGAAGCCAAGTGCGTGAAGTCGTTGTGCAGCTTTTGTATGCTTATGATAGCGGGAATGAGGGAATCTCTAAGTTTGTAGAAGAAATCTTAGAGGAGCACAAAATAAAAAATGCACAAAAAAATTTTGCGCAAGAATTGTTTTCTGGCGTAATTGCAAATTTGGAATCCTTAGACTTGCGCATTACACATCAGCTAAAGGATTGGGATTTTGAGCGCATTGGCAATATAGAACGCGCAATTTTGCGTCTAGGAGCATATGAGATTGTTTTTAGCAAGGTAGATAAAGCGGTTGTGATTAATGAGGCATTAGAGATTGCCAAAAATTTTAGCTATGAATTATCGGTTAAATTTATTAATGGCGTGTTAGATGGAATCGCTAAAAATTATAAACTCTCACTAAAGGAAATTCAAGTAATTTTAGAACAACAAAAAATCTCTAAAGAGGAAGAAAAAGCGCGACAAAAAGCAAATGAAACTTCAAAAGAATCTTTACAAAAAACAATTCAAAAACCCCGAAAAGTTTTTGGAAAATCTAAAGTGAATACCCTCAAAAACACAAAATCATCAAGAGCTACTAAGGCAAAATCAAAAAAATCTCATCATTTCAAAGATAAAAAGTCGGAATCTAGGGATTCTAAATCAAGCAAAACAAAAGATTTAGCAGCTGCCCAAACAAAGCGAGGCGGGAAATCGGGAGAAAAAATCCAAAAAAATTTTAAAAATCTTACACCAAAGGATAAATAA
- the ribH gene encoding 6,7-dimethyl-8-ribityllumazine synthase: protein MQIIEGNLSLLGDEKIAIISSRFNHLITDRLVEGAKDCFLRHGGREENLTHILVPGAFEIPFALEKVLAQGDYDGVCCLGAIIRGATPHFDYVSAEATKGIANVTIRYGAAVTFGVLTTDSIEQAIERAGTKAGNKGFESMAGLIELINLYRKIGA from the coding sequence ATGCAAATCATTGAGGGAAATTTGTCGCTTCTAGGCGATGAGAAAATCGCAATTATTTCTAGTCGTTTTAATCATCTGATTACAGACAGATTGGTAGAGGGAGCAAAGGATTGCTTTTTGCGTCACGGAGGCAGAGAGGAAAATCTCACACATATTTTAGTGCCGGGAGCTTTTGAGATTCCTTTTGCGCTAGAAAAAGTCCTTGCACAAGGAGATTATGATGGCGTTTGCTGCTTGGGCGCAATTATACGTGGTGCGACACCGCATTTTGATTATGTGAGCGCAGAAGCGACAAAAGGAATCGCAAATGTTACGATTCGTTATGGTGCAGCGGTAACCTTTGGTGTGCTCACAACTGACTCTATTGAACAAGCCATTGAGCGCGCAGGCACAAAAGCAGGCAACAAAGGTTTTGAATCTATGGCAGGTTTGATTGAACTCATTAATCTTTATCGTAAGATTGGAGCATAA
- the kdsA gene encoding 3-deoxy-8-phosphooctulonate synthase has product MIIIAGPCVIENDEILEEIAESLKPLSQNKKVDFYFKASFDKANRTSLESYRGPGLEKGLESLAKIKAKFGYRLLTDIHETAQVAPTAKVVDILQIPAFLCRQTDLIVAAAQTNAIVNIKKGQFMNPSDMKYSVLKALKIRAKVQNEAVEEANLENSLKYKVCLTERGSSFGYGNLVVDMRSLAIMREFAPVIFDATHAVQMPGGLNGKSGGDSRYAPLLARAAAAVGIDGLFAETHINPKIALSDGPNMLTPKILLELVEQILEIQHLITKENYANH; this is encoded by the coding sequence ATGATTATTATTGCAGGACCTTGTGTCATAGAGAATGATGAGATATTAGAGGAGATTGCAGAATCGCTTAAGCCACTTTCGCAAAATAAAAAAGTTGATTTCTATTTCAAGGCAAGTTTTGACAAAGCAAATAGAACAAGTTTGGAATCTTATCGCGGACCCGGACTTGAAAAAGGTTTAGAATCGCTAGCAAAAATCAAGGCAAAGTTTGGTTATCGGTTGCTAACAGATATTCATGAGACTGCCCAAGTAGCACCCACGGCAAAAGTTGTAGATATTCTGCAAATTCCAGCCTTTTTGTGTCGGCAGACAGATTTGATTGTTGCTGCGGCACAAACAAATGCAATCGTGAATATTAAAAAAGGGCAGTTTATGAATCCTAGTGATATGAAATATTCTGTGCTTAAGGCTCTTAAGATTCGTGCAAAGGTGCAAAACGAAGCGGTAGAGGAAGCGAATCTTGAAAATTCTTTGAAATATAAAGTCTGTTTGACAGAACGCGGAAGCAGTTTTGGCTATGGAAATTTAGTTGTGGATATGCGCTCTCTAGCGATTATGCGTGAGTTTGCTCCTGTGATTTTTGATGCAACACACGCGGTGCAAATGCCCGGTGGTTTAAATGGAAAAAGTGGGGGAGATAGTCGTTATGCTCCTCTACTTGCGCGTGCTGCGGCAGCTGTGGGAATAGATGGATTGTTCGCCGAAACGCATATTAATCCAAAAATTGCGCTAAGTGATGGTCCAAATATGCTCACTCCCAAGATACTTTTAGAATTAGTAGAGCAGATTTTAGAAATTCAACATCTTATTACAAAGGAAAATTATGCAAATCATTGA
- a CDS encoding carbonic anhydrase: MDLLFEGVIKFKEENFLTYKELFENLKEGQNPHTLFVGCADSRVVPNLITNTLPGELFVVRNIANIVPPYREAEEYLATTSAIEYALEELKVENIIICGHSHCGGCAALYEEEHFFNMPNVKNWLKLIEPVKKQVLSLNPKTKAMRSFLTEQINIERQIVNLFTYPKVKEKYLARTLNLYGWHYIIESGEVYNYDFKRHEFNLLKG, translated from the coding sequence ATTGATTTGCTGTTTGAGGGAGTCATTAAGTTTAAAGAAGAAAATTTTTTAACCTATAAAGAATTGTTTGAGAATCTCAAAGAAGGGCAGAATCCTCACACGCTTTTTGTAGGTTGCGCGGATTCTCGTGTCGTGCCAAATTTGATTACAAATACCTTGCCCGGTGAGCTTTTTGTCGTGCGCAATATTGCGAATATTGTTCCTCCTTATCGTGAAGCAGAGGAATATCTAGCGACAACTTCCGCAATTGAATATGCGTTAGAGGAATTAAAAGTAGAAAATATCATTATTTGCGGGCATTCGCATTGTGGAGGTTGCGCGGCACTCTATGAGGAGGAGCATTTTTTCAATATGCCCAATGTTAAAAATTGGTTAAAACTAATTGAGCCTGTAAAAAAACAAGTGCTTTCGCTTAACCCAAAAACAAAGGCTATGCGTAGCTTTTTGACGGAGCAAATCAATATTGAGCGGCAGATTGTGAATCTCTTTACTTATCCAAAAGTGAAAGAAAAATATCTTGCGCGCACCTTAAATCTTTATGGTTGGCATTACATTATAGAGAGTGGGGAGGTGTATAATTACGACTTTAAACGACACGAATTTAATTTACTGAAAGGATAG
- a CDS encoding OmpA/MotB family protein gives MAKNKCPACDCPQGVPLWLGTYGDMVTLILTFFILLLSMATFDTQRIALAIGSLEGSLAVLEKGSQTQINPPAPIKATPMETEVEMDNVVNIFASLITDYNEVNRISNGPSVELEEAEKGVIIRIPDELLFESGSAVLTNSSGIALVKRLSMEFAKLPNAVLIKAIGHTDNIPVQEDSVFEDNLELSIARGVNVADLILMQGVAKTRVLGGGEGEFSPIANNEIPSLRAKNRRVDLYVYSVGEDLSAAMESLTKVAP, from the coding sequence TTGGCAAAAAATAAATGCCCCGCTTGCGATTGTCCTCAAGGTGTTCCATTATGGCTTGGGACTTATGGGGATATGGTTACTTTGATTCTAACTTTTTTTATTTTGTTGCTTTCAATGGCAACTTTTGATACGCAAAGAATCGCATTAGCCATTGGCTCTTTGGAAGGCTCTTTGGCGGTACTTGAGAAAGGCTCACAAACACAAATCAACCCTCCTGCGCCAATAAAAGCCACACCTATGGAAACAGAAGTAGAGATGGACAATGTGGTAAATATTTTTGCAAGCCTCATTACAGATTACAACGAAGTCAATCGCATCTCTAATGGACCTTCTGTAGAATTAGAGGAAGCAGAAAAAGGTGTTATTATTAGAATCCCAGATGAATTACTTTTTGAGAGTGGGAGTGCGGTTTTGACAAATTCAAGTGGAATTGCACTCGTTAAACGGCTTTCAATGGAGTTTGCTAAACTTCCTAATGCTGTGTTGATTAAAGCCATAGGACATACTGATAACATTCCTGTGCAAGAGGATTCCGTTTTTGAGGATAATTTAGAATTATCTATTGCACGCGGTGTGAATGTTGCAGACCTTATTCTTATGCAGGGTGTGGCAAAAACGCGTGTATTGGGTGGAGGCGAGGGAGAATTTTCTCCGATTGCCAATAATGAAATCCCCTCCTTGCGTGCCAAAAATAGACGCGTAGATTTGTATGTGTATAGTGTGGGTGAAGATTTATCTGCCGCAATGGAAAGTCTTACCAAAGTTGCCCCTTAA
- a CDS encoding DedA family protein produces the protein MQSLVDFLVVSIHTFGYFGIFFLMFLESSFIPFPSEVVMIPAGYLAHLGQMNLFIAILCGVLGSLAGALLNYYLALFLGREILIKFGKYVFFDEKTMIKMENFFAKHGHISTFSGRLIPVVRQYISLPAGLGRMPLALFCLYTSLGAGIWVSILTTLGYFLGQNEALLKEYLHWITFGLALFVLFSVGLYVALQLRKK, from the coding sequence TTGCAATCTCTTGTTGATTTTTTAGTAGTATCTATCCATACTTTTGGATATTTTGGAATCTTTTTTTTAATGTTTTTAGAAAGCAGTTTTATTCCCTTCCCAAGTGAAGTCGTGATGATACCCGCAGGATATTTGGCTCATTTGGGGCAGATGAATCTCTTTATCGCGATTCTTTGCGGTGTCTTAGGCTCACTCGCAGGCGCATTACTCAACTATTACTTGGCACTTTTTTTGGGGCGTGAGATTCTAATCAAATTTGGCAAATATGTATTTTTTGATGAAAAAACAATGATAAAAATGGAAAATTTCTTTGCCAAACACGGGCATATTTCTACCTTTAGCGGGCGTTTGATTCCTGTTGTGAGGCAATATATTTCACTTCCTGCAGGCTTAGGTAGAATGCCACTAGCTCTTTTTTGTCTTTATACTTCCTTGGGTGCTGGAATCTGGGTTAGCATTCTAACCACGCTTGGTTATTTTTTGGGACAAAATGAAGCACTTTTGAAAGAATATCTGCATTGGATTACCTTTGGACTTGCCCTCTTTGTCCTGTTTAGCGTTGGCTTGTATGTTGCTTTGCAACTTCGCAAGAAATAA